A single region of the Bacillus cereus genome encodes:
- a CDS encoding ZIP family metal transporter, whose product MERLWIPMIVTFFSFGGLLLGGAVGVATRQLIEEKMHRLYALCGGILLGLLSLEIIPETFSSYEMIGPILGIAIGILVMSLLDNYCHHPNIHKKDQQAWQTFLFLSFAIFIHNIPSGFALGTAFINHNDSAIPFLIAIVVHHIPEGLALIIPFLFTKHKYISFLLTTLLLSLILGTGTVFGILMEGKALHLQGLIMGSAIGSLGYVTIHEMLWKAKKQLSFLTFLTWAISGFLLITVFTLFTGHH is encoded by the coding sequence ATGGAACGTTTATGGATCCCAATGATCGTTACTTTTTTTTCATTCGGTGGATTATTATTAGGTGGTGCTGTTGGAGTAGCAACACGCCAACTAATTGAAGAAAAGATGCATCGTTTATACGCATTATGTGGTGGGATTTTACTTGGATTATTATCACTTGAAATTATTCCTGAAACATTTTCAAGCTATGAAATGATTGGTCCTATACTTGGTATAGCTATCGGTATTTTAGTTATGAGCTTATTAGATAACTATTGCCATCATCCGAATATACATAAGAAAGATCAACAAGCATGGCAAACTTTCCTATTTCTCTCTTTCGCTATATTTATTCATAATATACCGAGTGGATTTGCGCTAGGTACAGCTTTTATAAATCATAATGACTCTGCCATTCCCTTTTTAATAGCAATCGTCGTTCACCATATTCCAGAAGGATTAGCTTTAATTATCCCCTTCCTCTTTACAAAGCATAAATATATTTCATTTCTATTAACAACTTTATTACTTTCTCTTATTCTCGGTACCGGTACGGTTTTTGGAATTTTGATGGAAGGAAAAGCTCTTCATTTACAAGGACTCATTATGGGAAGCGCTATCGGTTCACTTGGTTATGTCACAATTCACGAAATGCTTTGGAAAGCTAAGAAACAGCTCTCTTTCCTTACATTTCTAACGTGGGCAATTAGTGGATTTTTACTAATAACAGTCTTCACTCTTTTCACTGGACATCATTAA
- a CDS encoding class I SAM-dependent methyltransferase, with product MQTKWNLSEYENPKQYDIENKSLSDFPFLLSWAQKLNIQNEWILDIACGTGRVTIPFIENGYQMIGVDIHEGMLTEAKKKSTSYTKVKWLQQDCLQLNMEETIPLAFMVGHGFQHFLTNIHQNQLLTSIHHVLADNGIFIFDTRFPSKEELIQPSTEEYWTTITDEKRRRCDLYTEMNYDSIQQIQYYITTRRFYEDNALVEELKTTIDLRYTYPQELERLLELNGFELLNIYNDWEGNELGEDCYSMVVVCRKKR from the coding sequence GTGCAAACAAAATGGAACTTATCCGAATATGAAAATCCAAAACAATATGATATAGAAAATAAAAGTTTGTCAGATTTTCCGTTTTTACTATCATGGGCACAAAAACTAAATATACAAAATGAATGGATTCTAGATATAGCCTGTGGAACAGGGCGAGTTACAATTCCATTCATAGAAAACGGATATCAAATGATTGGTGTAGATATACATGAAGGAATGCTTACTGAAGCGAAGAAAAAATCAACAAGTTATACGAAAGTGAAATGGTTACAGCAAGACTGTTTACAATTGAACATGGAAGAAACTATTCCGTTAGCATTTATGGTAGGGCACGGATTCCAGCATTTTCTTACGAATATACATCAAAATCAGTTATTAACATCTATTCATCATGTGTTAGCTGACAATGGTATATTTATATTCGATACACGTTTCCCTTCAAAAGAAGAATTAATACAACCATCTACAGAAGAATATTGGACAACTATTACGGATGAAAAGAGAAGAAGATGTGATTTATATACTGAGATGAATTATGATTCAATTCAGCAAATACAGTACTACATAACAACAAGAAGGTTTTATGAAGATAATGCGCTAGTAGAGGAACTGAAAACAACGATTGATCTTCGTTATACGTATCCGCAAGAATTAGAAAGATTGTTAGAGTTGAACGGGTTCGAGTTGCTAAATATATATAATGATTGGGAAGGGAATGAGTTAGGAGAGGATTGTTATTCTATGGTAGTAGTTTGCCGGAAGAAAAGATAG
- a CDS encoding MBL fold metallo-hydrolase, protein MQQIKKVGNSFWYMTPVSETDRPILGMVVGKEKTLMIDAGNSEEHAQLFLEMLKEQNVSNPDFIALTHWHWDHIFGLPVLQNAVSIAHSETKKEMQTLVSYEWTDDALDVRVKEGTEIEFCAECIKKEFSEKPRNIKIIPPTLTFQDQLELDLGEVTCVLKHVGGDHSHDSIVMYVKEEKILFLGDCIYADIFSSKWNYTTKRTFKLIEELEEFDAETYILSHGAAIDRVEFLQEIHLLKTVGTYTEAHKGDEEKIKAAYKQDLDRELNEDELETITYFVNGYEMDNL, encoded by the coding sequence ATGCAGCAAATTAAAAAAGTAGGAAACTCATTTTGGTATATGACACCTGTTTCTGAAACAGATAGACCAATATTAGGAATGGTCGTTGGAAAAGAAAAAACTTTAATGATTGATGCAGGAAATTCAGAAGAACATGCACAATTGTTTTTAGAAATGCTAAAAGAACAGAATGTATCAAATCCTGATTTCATAGCATTAACGCATTGGCATTGGGATCATATTTTTGGATTGCCTGTATTACAAAATGCAGTATCTATTGCACATTCTGAAACGAAAAAAGAGATGCAGACACTAGTTTCATATGAATGGACAGATGACGCGTTGGACGTAAGAGTAAAAGAAGGTACAGAAATTGAATTTTGTGCGGAATGTATCAAAAAAGAGTTCAGTGAAAAACCAAGAAATATTAAAATTATTCCTCCGACCTTAACGTTCCAGGATCAACTTGAATTAGACCTTGGTGAAGTGACATGTGTGTTAAAGCATGTGGGCGGAGATCATTCACATGATTCCATTGTTATGTACGTTAAAGAAGAAAAGATTTTATTTTTAGGAGACTGTATATATGCAGATATTTTTTCTTCGAAGTGGAACTATACGACGAAACGAACGTTTAAATTAATAGAAGAGTTAGAGGAATTTGATGCTGAAACTTATATTCTTTCTCATGGAGCAGCTATAGATCGGGTTGAATTTTTACAAGAAATTCATTTGCTAAAAACAGTAGGAACTTATACAGAAGCCCATAAAGGTGATGAAGAGAAGATAAAGGCAGCGTATAAACAAGACCTAGATAGAGAATTAAATGAAGATGAGCTAGAAACAATAACGTATTTTGTCAATGGTTACGAGATGGATAATTTGTAA
- a CDS encoding SMI1/KNR4 family protein, protein MDYELLKERIEIITSRIKELGGEVQEVCIDEPSTLEQVILVEETLGIKLPNSFKKVLLEFSGNFSLRWFLSDDMQIPNEFSEIFCGTPHWSLENLFEFEKERKDWIDTAFPNPEDEYDVVWHNKLAFCEVGNGDYLAFDMKDDIDAPIIYLSHDDGEGHGYKIANNFIEFIDNWSRVAFVGCEDWQWLPFTTSFESGITPDDEPAKKFRNWLELNI, encoded by the coding sequence GTGGATTATGAGTTACTAAAAGAAAGAATAGAAATTATTACTTCTAGAATTAAAGAACTAGGCGGTGAGGTTCAGGAAGTTTGTATAGATGAACCATCTACTCTTGAACAAGTAATTCTAGTAGAAGAAACACTAGGTATTAAATTACCTAATAGCTTCAAAAAAGTACTTTTAGAGTTCTCTGGGAATTTTAGTTTACGCTGGTTTTTATCTGACGATATGCAGATACCAAATGAATTTAGTGAAATTTTTTGTGGAACACCCCACTGGAGTTTAGAAAACCTTTTTGAGTTTGAAAAAGAACGAAAAGATTGGATTGACACAGCTTTTCCAAATCCTGAAGATGAATATGATGTAGTTTGGCATAACAAATTAGCATTTTGTGAAGTGGGAAATGGAGATTATTTAGCATTTGATATGAAAGATGATATAGATGCTCCAATAATTTATCTAAGTCACGACGATGGAGAAGGTCATGGATATAAGATTGCGAATAATTTCATTGAATTTATTGATAATTGGTCAAGAGTAGCTTTTGTAGGATGTGAGGATTGGCAGTGGTTACCTTTCACTACCAGTTTTGAAAGTGGTATAACTCCAGATGATGAGCCAGCCAAAAAATTTAGAAATTGGTTGGAACTTAATATTTAA
- a CDS encoding nucleoside hydrolase produces the protein MKKKVYFNHDGGVDDLISLFLLLQMDNVELTGVSVIPADCYLEPAMSASRKIIDRFGKGNIGVAASNSRGKNPFPKDWRMHAFYVDALPILNESGKVVTPMAAKPAHHHLIETLLQTEGKTTLLFTGPLTDLARALYEAPIIEDKIERLVWMGGTFRTAGNVHEPEHDGTAEWNSFWDPEAVARVWNANIIIDLVTLESTNQVPLTIDIREQWAKERKYIGVDFLGQCYAMVPPLVHFSTNSTYYLWDVLTAAFVGKADLAKIQTIKSIVHTYGPSQGRTVETDDGRPVNVVYDVKRDVFFEYITKLAKKAAT, from the coding sequence ATGAAGAAAAAAGTATACTTCAATCATGATGGTGGTGTAGATGATCTAATTTCACTATTTTTATTACTCCAGATGGATAATGTCGAACTTACAGGTGTTTCAGTTATCCCTGCAGATTGTTATTTAGAACCCGCAATGTCTGCAAGTCGTAAAATTATTGATCGCTTCGGCAAAGGTAATATTGGAGTAGCAGCGTCAAACTCTCGTGGGAAAAATCCATTTCCGAAAGACTGGCGGATGCATGCATTTTATGTAGATGCTTTACCAATTTTAAATGAGTCTGGAAAAGTTGTAACACCCATGGCGGCAAAGCCTGCACATCACCATTTAATAGAAACGCTTCTACAAACGGAAGGAAAAACAACTTTATTATTTACCGGGCCACTAACTGACCTTGCCCGTGCATTATATGAGGCTCCCATAATTGAAGATAAAATTGAACGTCTCGTTTGGATGGGCGGTACATTTCGTACTGCAGGCAATGTACATGAGCCGGAACATGACGGAACAGCCGAATGGAATTCATTTTGGGATCCCGAAGCAGTAGCTCGTGTTTGGAATGCTAATATAATCATTGATTTAGTAACTCTAGAAAGTACAAACCAAGTTCCGTTAACAATAGACATACGTGAACAGTGGGCAAAAGAGCGTAAATATATTGGTGTTGATTTCCTTGGTCAATGCTATGCGATGGTCCCTCCTCTCGTTCACTTCTCAACTAACTCTACTTACTATTTGTGGGATGTATTAACTGCTGCTTTTGTTGGGAAAGCTGATCTTGCAAAGATACAAACGATTAAAAGTATTGTTCATACATACGGACCTAGCCAAGGGCGTACAGTGGAAACTGATGATGGGCGACCTGTAAATGTCGTTTACGATGTAAAACGTGACGTATTCTTTGAATATATTACTAAATTAGCTAAAAAAGCTGCTACTTGA
- a CDS encoding DUF2441 domain-containing protein: MNESEFYAYHIVTRKEMKIGQIIQFDKNQTNTLYRFFFERDQLNSNGEDGIKILINHYNNDGLHINNENAKLVMNYIDQTIRAVRETIVEMVRLQEYTAYPSRLSCLYAAKSYEDALKWKTLFDSYNREVLQIVKLRVIGCFFEGDGNLLPKEDGIPFSQKIEQAREYWKGNVRNELPELLINGKIEVVEIIDDFSSLHN; encoded by the coding sequence ATGAATGAATCAGAATTTTACGCATATCACATCGTTACAAGGAAAGAAATGAAAATTGGACAAATCATTCAATTTGATAAAAATCAAACTAATACTCTATATCGCTTCTTTTTTGAAAGAGACCAATTAAATTCTAACGGTGAAGATGGCATAAAAATTTTAATCAATCATTATAATAATGACGGATTACATATAAATAATGAAAATGCTAAATTAGTTATGAATTATATAGATCAAACAATTAGAGCGGTTAGAGAAACGATTGTAGAAATGGTTAGGTTGCAAGAATATACTGCATACCCGTCAAGATTATCTTGCTTATATGCTGCCAAAAGCTATGAAGATGCTTTGAAATGGAAAACGCTATTTGATTCTTACAATCGAGAAGTTTTGCAGATTGTTAAACTACGAGTGATTGGATGTTTTTTTGAAGGTGACGGGAATCTTTTACCGAAAGAAGATGGTATTCCTTTCTCTCAAAAAATTGAACAAGCTAGAGAATATTGGAAAGGAAACGTTAGAAATGAACTTCCTGAGCTATTGATTAATGGGAAAATTGAGGTAGTTGAAATTATTGATGATTTTTCCTCACTTCATAATTAA
- a CDS encoding DUF2798 domain-containing protein encodes MPTTRKENLQFGMMMCLGMVIVMTFYNVLMNGAGGPIHIKEIALELLIGFMIALLIEICIVGPCAKKIVFALPFDKSKKINIILAMATAMVIGMVFFMSFFGMAMMYLHNGLHGDSFISIYFSIFIKNFMMAYPLQIIIMGPLVRFLFAKFVMKNKPVNIA; translated from the coding sequence TTGCCAACAACAAGAAAGGAAAACCTCCAATTTGGTATGATGATGTGCCTCGGGATGGTTATCGTAATGACGTTTTACAATGTATTAATGAATGGAGCAGGAGGGCCAATTCATATTAAGGAGATTGCATTAGAATTACTAATTGGATTTATGATTGCACTATTAATTGAAATATGTATCGTTGGACCTTGTGCGAAAAAAATTGTATTCGCGTTACCATTTGATAAATCGAAGAAAATAAATATTATACTTGCGATGGCGACAGCAATGGTAATTGGAATGGTGTTCTTTATGTCATTTTTTGGTATGGCTATGATGTATTTACATAACGGGCTACATGGTGACTCATTTATTTCTATTTACTTTTCAATTTTTATTAAAAACTTCATGATGGCGTATCCACTACAAATAATCATTATGGGACCGTTAGTACGTTTCTTATTTGCAAAGTTTGTTATGAAGAATAAACCTGTTAATATAGCGTAG
- a CDS encoding DMT family transporter, which translates to MKGIVFAIFAGLFITLQGTFNAKLSSHIGIWSTSIITHLIGFLIATTVFLVKKEEKVTDLKGVKKVYLAAGAFGGLIICAETMAIYSMGVTLTAGTLMVAQLLTATFIEMKGLFHIKKIQMERYHIVGTIVMIIGIAVFNM; encoded by the coding sequence TTGAAGGGCATTGTATTTGCTATTTTTGCTGGTCTATTTATAACACTTCAAGGAACCTTTAATGCGAAACTTAGTTCACATATCGGCATATGGTCAACGAGTATTATAACGCATTTAATTGGGTTTCTTATTGCAACTACTGTATTTTTGGTAAAGAAAGAAGAGAAAGTAACGGATTTAAAGGGTGTGAAAAAAGTATATTTAGCAGCCGGTGCATTCGGTGGTTTGATTATTTGTGCAGAAACTATGGCGATATATTCAATGGGAGTTACATTAACAGCTGGAACACTTATGGTTGCTCAATTGTTAACAGCAACCTTTATTGAAATGAAAGGATTATTTCATATAAAAAAGATACAAATGGAGAGATATCACATTGTGGGAACAATAGTAATGATTATAGGTATTGCTGTATTTAATATGTAA
- a CDS encoding Crp/Fnr family transcriptional regulator, protein MENRSELIIQYLKAYNMLEIFSGISTDYFQVNHFEKGKLICNIDDEMDRLNFVVKGKVKVYTITPEGKKLILRFINPLAVVGDIELIQKSKTHNVVEACSDVVAISISNTVIRNKLLHDPIFMNFLLENIANTLKISTRFTALNLLYPVEVRVASYLLSISTDSNGNMYKEDLDATSVSSIADFIGVSYRHVIRVLQKFYKEKLIEKKNGVIVIKDFFGMKEVAKDNIYE, encoded by the coding sequence GTGGAGAATAGGTCAGAATTAATTATTCAATATTTGAAAGCTTATAATATGCTTGAAATTTTTTCAGGAATAAGTACTGATTATTTTCAAGTAAATCATTTTGAAAAAGGCAAGCTTATTTGCAATATAGATGATGAAATGGATCGTTTGAATTTCGTTGTTAAAGGTAAAGTAAAAGTTTATACGATTACACCAGAAGGAAAGAAACTCATCCTTCGTTTTATTAATCCATTGGCAGTTGTTGGCGATATTGAATTAATACAAAAAAGTAAGACGCATAATGTCGTTGAAGCTTGTTCAGATGTTGTAGCTATCTCCATTTCTAATACGGTTATTAGAAACAAGTTATTACATGATCCTATATTTATGAACTTCCTACTTGAAAATATTGCGAACACGTTAAAAATATCGACCCGTTTTACAGCTCTTAATTTACTTTATCCTGTAGAAGTACGTGTAGCTAGTTATTTACTTTCAATTTCAACAGATAGTAACGGGAATATGTATAAAGAGGATTTGGATGCAACATCGGTATCAAGTATTGCGGATTTTATAGGAGTAAGTTATAGGCACGTAATTCGGGTGTTACAAAAATTTTATAAAGAAAAATTAATTGAAAAGAAAAATGGAGTTATTGTAATTAAAGATTTTTTTGGAATGAAGGAAGTTGCTAAAGATAATATATATGAGTAA
- a CDS encoding DMT family transporter: MIGFSLAILAGILISLQSVFNTKVNENVGQWLTTTCVLGIGLISSVIFYIITEKSIIINFYTANYLFYISGLFGIGLIICIMGAIKSLGPAYTVLISLITQLVVALCIDSFGLFGMESIPLQINKLVGIGLLIVGVGIFKNLFSNKKDIHINKDSV, translated from the coding sequence TTGATTGGATTTAGTTTAGCCATATTAGCTGGAATATTAATTAGCTTACAATCTGTTTTTAACACGAAAGTGAATGAAAATGTAGGACAGTGGTTAACAACTACATGTGTTCTTGGAATAGGTCTCATAAGTTCTGTTATATTTTATATCATTACAGAGAAAAGTATTATCATTAATTTTTATACTGCAAATTATTTATTTTATATAAGTGGATTGTTTGGCATTGGACTAATTATTTGTATAATGGGCGCAATAAAGAGTTTAGGTCCAGCGTATACGGTGTTAATTAGCCTTATTACCCAATTGGTCGTTGCTTTGTGTATTGATTCATTCGGATTATTTGGAATGGAGAGCATTCCATTACAAATAAATAAATTAGTTGGCATAGGCCTATTAATTGTCGGGGTAGGAATTTTTAAAAATCTATTTTCGAATAAAAAAGATATTCATATAAATAAGGATAGTGTTTAA
- a CDS encoding class I SAM-dependent methyltransferase, with the protein MKQNIYDNPFFFKNYKSLRENGFTFNDFVEQPAIKSIIANLTDKSVLDLGCGTGHFSMYCVENGASKVIGVDISRNMIEQAEMYNKNEKIDYMCVPIEELNLPNQKFDLITSSLVIHYIEDYSHLIKKIRDLLKNDGEFIFSTEHPIVTARKEMNNWFKDNNGNRLHWALDNYQEEGKREEHWWIDGVVKYHRTISTLINTLIDNGFVIEKIIEPESTPTGLEKMPELINEKRRPSSIIIKSRKY; encoded by the coding sequence ATGAAACAAAACATTTATGATAATCCGTTTTTCTTTAAAAATTATAAGTCATTACGTGAAAATGGATTTACCTTTAATGATTTTGTTGAACAGCCAGCAATTAAATCTATAATTGCTAATCTTACAGATAAGTCTGTATTAGATTTGGGATGTGGAACTGGTCATTTTTCTATGTACTGTGTAGAAAATGGTGCCTCGAAAGTTATAGGAGTGGACATCTCAAGAAATATGATTGAACAAGCTGAAATGTATAACAAAAACGAAAAAATAGATTATATGTGTGTACCAATAGAAGAACTTAATTTGCCAAATCAAAAATTCGACTTAATAACAAGTTCTTTAGTTATACATTACATAGAAGATTACTCACATCTAATTAAGAAAATAAGAGATTTGTTAAAAAATGATGGTGAATTTATCTTTTCAACAGAACATCCAATAGTAACAGCTCGAAAGGAAATGAATAATTGGTTTAAGGATAATAATGGAAACAGATTGCATTGGGCATTAGATAATTACCAGGAAGAAGGAAAAAGGGAGGAACATTGGTGGATAGATGGTGTTGTTAAATATCACAGAACAATTTCAACATTAATTAATACTCTTATAGACAACGGTTTTGTAATTGAGAAAATTATTGAGCCAGAGTCAACTCCAACAGGATTAGAAAAAATGCCAGAATTAATAAATGAAAAACGGAGACCATCTTCTATTATCATTAAATCAAGAAAATATTGA
- a CDS encoding RNA-guided endonuclease InsQ/TnpB family protein: protein MILAKKVRLIPTPEQEKVLRNHAGAARFAYNYCKRMSDRYYKLFGKSVSQLALQKRFTKIKKRKRYKWLNDINAQVPKQASKDFDKARKHSFEKYKNGYHTSYKSKKDLIQGFYANYERLIIGKKVVHIQSIGEVKTSQQLPRNKKTSNPRVTFDGRHWWISVGFKENFESQELTNESIGVDVGLKELFVASNGMKERNINKDAKVKKLLKRKKLAQRDMSRRFRKGVKIQSAGYEKAKTEHLRLPRKIMNIRNNHIHQATAKLVKTKPMRIVVEDLSVSNLLKNKKLSKASSFQKLNFFFQCLSYKCEKHGIEYVQADKWFASSKICSCCGVKYDHSVQPEGQWSLKIREWCCVPCNSHHDRDVNAAINLSRWVK, encoded by the coding sequence ATGATATTGGCGAAGAAAGTCAGACTGATTCCAACGCCTGAACAAGAAAAAGTGCTTAGAAACCATGCTGGAGCTGCAAGATTCGCTTATAACTATTGTAAAAGAATGAGTGATAGATATTATAAGCTATTTGGAAAATCTGTTTCACAGTTAGCTTTACAGAAAAGATTTACAAAGATCAAGAAGCGAAAGAGATATAAGTGGTTAAATGACATCAATGCACAAGTTCCAAAACAGGCTTCAAAAGATTTTGACAAGGCGAGGAAACATTCGTTCGAAAAGTACAAAAATGGTTATCACACTTCTTATAAATCCAAAAAAGATTTAATTCAAGGATTTTATGCCAATTATGAAAGACTGATTATAGGAAAGAAAGTAGTTCATATTCAGTCTATTGGAGAAGTGAAAACAAGCCAACAACTACCAAGAAACAAAAAAACATCAAATCCAAGAGTTACCTTTGACGGTCGTCACTGGTGGATTAGTGTAGGATTCAAAGAAAACTTTGAATCACAAGAACTAACCAATGAGTCGATTGGTGTGGATGTTGGTTTAAAAGAGCTTTTTGTAGCTTCTAATGGTATGAAAGAACGAAATATAAACAAAGATGCCAAGGTTAAAAAACTTTTGAAAAGGAAAAAGTTAGCACAAAGAGATATGTCTAGGAGATTTAGAAAAGGTGTAAAAATTCAATCTGCCGGATATGAAAAAGCTAAAACTGAGCACCTGCGGTTACCTAGGAAAATTATGAATATCCGAAATAACCATATCCATCAAGCAACAGCTAAATTGGTGAAAACCAAACCAATGAGGATTGTTGTGGAAGACTTATCTGTCTCAAACCTGTTAAAAAACAAAAAACTATCGAAAGCATCTTCATTTCAAAAATTAAACTTCTTCTTTCAATGTTTATCATACAAGTGCGAGAAGCATGGCATTGAGTATGTACAAGCTGATAAATGGTTCGCCTCAAGCAAGATTTGTTCATGTTGCGGCGTAAAATACGACCATTCAGTTCAACCAGAAGGACAGTGGAGTTTAAAAATACGTGAGTGGTGTTGTGTTCCATGCAATAGTCATCACGATAGGGATGTAAATGCTGCGATAAATTTATCAAGATGGGTAAAATAA
- a CDS encoding TetR/AcrR family transcriptional regulator, which yields MEQKQRPLGRPRQNKNTKSTKEIILEVATRLFLTQNYQVVSMDEVAKECGVTKATVYYYYSTKADLFTATMIQMMVRIRENMDQILSTNKNLEERLLDFATVYLHATMDIDMKNFMKDAKLSLSAEQLKELKNAEDNMYEVLEKSIANAMHIGEIPKGNPKFAAHAFVTLLSMGNFTDENRNSILASIDELAQEIVSFYWNGLGHSY from the coding sequence TTGGAACAAAAACAACGTCCTCTCGGAAGGCCTCGTCAAAATAAAAATACAAAATCTACAAAAGAAATCATTTTAGAAGTTGCAACTAGGCTATTTCTCACTCAAAATTATCAAGTTGTTTCGATGGATGAGGTCGCGAAAGAATGTGGTGTTACAAAAGCAACCGTCTATTATTACTATTCAACAAAAGCGGATTTATTTACCGCTACTATGATTCAAATGATGGTACGAATAAGAGAAAATATGGATCAAATCCTCTCTACAAATAAGAATTTGGAAGAAAGATTATTGGACTTTGCTACAGTATACTTACACGCAACGATGGATATTGATATGAAGAACTTTATGAAAGATGCAAAACTATCGTTATCTGCAGAGCAATTAAAGGAACTGAAAAATGCCGAAGATAACATGTATGAAGTATTGGAAAAATCAATTGCTAATGCGATGCATATTGGAGAAATACCTAAAGGGAATCCAAAATTTGCTGCCCATGCTTTCGTAACTTTATTATCAATGGGGAATTTTACAGATGAGAATCGTAATTCTATTCTTGCTAGTATAGATGAATTAGCACAAGAAATTGTTTCTTTTTATTGGAACGGGTTAGGTCATTCATATTAA